Part of the Anguilla rostrata isolate EN2019 chromosome 10, ASM1855537v3, whole genome shotgun sequence genome, TTCAACAAGATCTGAGTTCAAAAGCCTCAGAGCTCCCTTCCATTATGGATGCAGGATTATGGAAATTGAATGGATTAATCATTTCTGATTTCTGAACAGATTCTGCAACGGGTATCATTGTAATTTTGGCCTTTGCAATAAACATCATTGGAAAGTGCCATGATTTATCTTCTTGACATTTCTAATTCAACCAAATGGACACCAAATGCTCCCAAAGTTCCATCCAGCTGGATCTTATTTACATTCTAATAAATCAAATGGGCCCAAAGTGCCCGAAGTTAGTTAAGGTGACttaatactgtatgtaatacAAAAAGGAGACTGTATACTTTTTCACTAAttccatatacagtatttacacaaTACAATGGAATGATAAATAGGTTTGTGCATTATGCATAATTTACCTTCACAGAGAAATGTCTTTCTTTTGACTATGGAGAGTAATATGGTAAATGCTGTACCTTTAAATTAATCCCGGTGATATCCCCTCTCTTGAGTTCAGTGAGAGACTGTAATATCACAGCATCCGCCCATTCCACGTCTCTGGTCTCGCAGTCAGACATCATGGACAGCGAGCTGGAGCTCTGGGTGTTCAGATAATCCGCTGAAAGGAAGGGTAAAATATTAACACGAGGAGAAATAATTACAGAATAAGCAAAGACCTATGATGACCATTTCAACCATTTTTACAACAGTGTCCTGTTTTACAATGTAATTGGTTGTATCCATCTAATCAGTTACACCTTTTTTTCACATATTCAGTAACGATAGTTAACAAGCAAttgttcatatttcataattcaATATTGACATATACCATATAGAACTTAAATTATACTCTTGAGATGAGGGTAATTGCTATAAATCaagcaattttttgtttttatggttttacaataataatattgtattattttcattattattattcaaaatgaaacaatatgcCAGCACTTTCTGAACAGAGGAGAGATGTGTGGAAGGAGGTGGAGTCTCACATTCAGTGGGAGATTCCTGGACACTGCTGAAgctgctgtgattggacagcttCATGGGGGAGGTGGGTTCAGCCAGGCTCTCCTGGGACACgttgggggaggagccagactgTGACGTTAATGTAGCAGTCAGCTTCTCCGCTGTAGGAAATGGGAAACAGCGCTGTCACAATGTAGCTTAGGGCTTTAATATACAGAAATCTGAGTAACGTGTATGTTTAAGGCACAGCTAATTGCACCCCAGAACCTGCAGCCCAATCAACCATAAAAGTTGCTACTTATTGAAGAGGCGGGGAAACCATGCTGACTGACACCCTGTCCTCCTGGGTGTTGCTATGGCAATCTGTGCTGCGACTCCTCAGCCACAGTTGACACTGTCatggctttaattacaaatgTGAAAGGAAGTTGgacagcaggaacaggaagtgctgaaaGGAAGTGAaacagcaggaacaggaagttcTCAAAGGAAGTTGGACAGTAGAGACCTTGAAAGGAAGAGGGACAACATTTCCAGATGATCTCACCCTCTCTGAGAGCAGCGGTGAGCAGCGCGGTCGCCTGGGGAACCTCATCGGAATCGGGCCGGATGAGCAGCTGGGTctcacagagcagctcctcGCTCGCGCTCAGCCCCGCCAGCTCGGCGTAGATCTTCAGCTTCTCTTCGAGGCCGGCACAGATCTGCTGGTCCTGGGAGTTCAGCGTCTCTGTGCACAATACACCACAATACATGTGCGTGTGAACCAGAGATACTGTCCCCATTACACCACAAAACATGTGTTTGAACAGGGGATACTGTTCACATTACACCCCAAAACATGTGTGTGAACAGCAGATACTGCCATGCACATATTTGAGGGTGCTTTGTGTGAGGGGGTCATTAAAAGGGTATTAGCAAAAATTAGTTTTATGCTTCCAGCAAGAATGGTTTGAAAGTGGAATCCCTCTGGGCAATCTTAGCACACACCAGGTAAATGGCCCATTTCTAAATGCTGATTTTAATATTGattttggctctctctctcaccctgtagCCTCTGGATCTTGTGGGCGCGGGCTTCAGCTGCCCGCCTATCTTCCTCAGACTCGCTgattctctcctcctcttcctcaggacAGCTAATGGCATTGGGAAAGGTGTGGGCACACAATGAGAAGAACACACTAACGCAGAAACAATGCAAAAGTACAAGACTTTTGTATCAGGAGTATCAGGAGGCCTGAATTTGGTCAATCTGCACATTAAATATGGGATCAGAAGTGCTAGGTTTATAGCTTAAGGAACAAAACATATACATAAGATATCATTAAGGCTTAGCCACACCCCTCGCCATCCAATGAGAGGCACCCTGTCACAACACCCCTCCCCATCCAATAAGAGGCCTGGTCATACTCCCTCCCCATCCAATGAGAGGCCTGGACACACCTCTCCACTGCCTCCCGAATCAGTCTCATCCAGTTGTTTCGATCTTCCTTGGAGGCCATGTGGACCTCGTACATCTCCGGGCCAGCCGCTGACGCACTGATCAGGAACATCCCACGCTCCTCATTGGCCACTTCCCTCACGATCAGCTTCTGGAGAGAGATCACCGGGGGCTTCTGGTCCTGATTGGACAACAATGATGTCATTCATACATCAGTTGAAGAGGGACAGAACGCAATCACTCAATCACAgtaattaaatgttaaacagtCACCTGACATTCACAGCTCttaatattttggaaataatttggaaaaataaaaattatcaTGTGATCCATGTGACATACCACAGCAGCgaatacatatttttggtcCTTTTCTTGTAGGAATATCAGAGCATCGGTAAGTAGGAGAGCCAGGATATCTGATTGAAGACAGAGAAAACATTAAATCAGGTAACTACTGCAAAATTCATAGGAAAAGACTGCACTATAAAAGCCAACTCTGCTGCTGACCCCAGGTTAAAAcgtgaaaaatgaaattcagacAAATCGATCACACTGTAGGCACCAGCATCGCTGCTGACCCAGGGATACATGAGGATTAAGACCAGTGATTAAGTACGATTAATCAATCATACTGAAAATGCCATCTCTGCTGCTAACCCTAGCCAGATGCAAAGTCGGATTAAGACCAGACTAATCGATCAAGCACGGTAAAAGCCGTTTGTTGCTGCTGACCCTTCAGTCTGCCAGTGGCAGTCTTCCAGTACACCAGCCCCTCATGCTTCAGCGTCCGGGCCTGGCTCAGCAGGTCCTGCTTTCGGAAGGTGTGCCCGTTCTTCAGCTTGGCAAAGCTCTTGTTCTCCATGCGGTTGAGGatttccagaagcttctgctCCTTCTCGTACTCGTTGACCTTTAGGTCCACAGCCGCGATGACGTCCCGGATCAGCACCAAGGCCCTGGAGAGGTCAGCGTGCTCCTCTGTGCCTTCTGTGGGAAAATGCCAACGCCTGTTAGGATCCTGAAGAGCTCAGGCATAGCTAGAGGATCGCCTGCGCGATGTCTCTTAATCAGGGATTAGCAGACATCTACACACATTCCTTGGATTACCTTACAAACCTTTGGCTTTAATGTTGGGAGTATTACTACCAAAGGGGTCATGATGTgggtagatttttaaaaataatttgaaaggACTGATTCAAAGTGTTTTGATAACCAGTATAAAATTAGGCATAGTGTGTAGCTGTAGTttgatttgctttcattttgtttgaacatGACAGTCAAACAATAATAGAGTTGATCAGGTCAAATGGTAAATTAATCTGAGCATTTTAGTTTGACAATACTGACCACAGATCATCtaataacatttcaaatgtcatAGAGGGCAAAGTTGTGAGTTAATCTGACAGATCTTgacaaaaagtattttccttcattatttCTAGAAATTCCTACAGTTCACACAACAGTAAGGGTGACCATTTGTGCACACCCATGTGCTTTTCAGAGAGAATAGTGGAAGACTGTGTGTGATATCATGTTTTTAACACTAGCGGGCAGTAGAGAGGCAAACTGACCCTGAGAGTGTTGCAGGATCCTCTCTAGCAGAACAGGGTATTTGGTGATGCGCTGTGTTACAAGCAGGATGCATTCAGGGATCTCCTTCCTCCTCACCAAAGAGTTATTACTTTGTTGCTGGGGGAAACATTGAACAAAAGAATTCAATAATGAAATCAACAGCATTGAACCCGGCAGACACTGAAATCTGCACAAATGCCTGAGGGCTACAAAGTGAGGTGGAGAACCTACTTTGATGAAGGCCTGGAATTTCTTATTCTGCTGCTGGAGCTCTTTGAAGAAGTTCACCGCCTCGGTGTGGTGGCTGCAGAATTCCCCGTACACCTGCTTCATTTTCGCCGCGTTGTCATCGGAAAACTAAGACCAAGGGACGCATTACTGAATATGTGAGGATTACAGCAAAGCAATAGCTGTGCACAGCACTACTGATAGCTTTCCACTGCACAGCGCGAGACTGACGTGGACATAATATGTTTATGCAAGCATGTCATGGTGCTGAGGGTATGTTTAAAATTGAGAGCCAGTTGGATATATCAAGCACAAATCAAGTACTCCTTACACAAGTGTTTCATAACTACTTGATACTGCCAACATTGTCCAtgggtttacattttttaaatgagcatttttATTCTATTCTACCACATCTGGCATTGCCAGTTGCTCGAGTTACTGTGATGCCACCCACGCCCATGCAAGACTTGTAGCAAGTACAGACTGAATACTCTTCGAAAGGACTTGTCTATAAGCCAGTGACTACTTTCTACACAGGCTGCAAGTTACTATAGGACAGCTAGTACCAATCTGAGGAGAGGAATATCTTCTACTGCCAACCACTGGAAGTTTGTGAGTGTCTGGCATGTGACTGGGAGGGGCTAACACAGTAGTAGCTGAAGGAACCTTGACTTAAACCTACCCTAGCTGTGGTGGGAAGAGGCCAGTTATGTTCAGTCCATATGAAGTCCTGGTCATAATAAGCTTATAGAATACCCGAGGCTTTAGTCTGTAATGTCCAGGCTATAGAGTGTTCATGCAAACTGATCcaatcaataatcaataaaacCATGGGAGAGCAGCTGAGTGTGTGCTATTAAAGATACCTACAAATGATACCCACCTGCTGCAGGAGGATGTCCCCGATCCTCTCGATGCAGAAGTTCCTGCTGTTGTCCCCCTGACTGCTGCTCTGTCGCCGTTCCTTCATTGCGCAGAAGAAGCTCTTGTGGAAGTCGAAGAGCTCGTCCAGGCAGGGGAAGATCTTGTCCACGGTGTAGTGGTCCAGCTGGAGCTCCTCCTTCATGCCCTTGCGGAAGATCTCTGCCATGATGGTCAGGGTCTGGATGTGGTGCATCTCCGTCTGCATCAGCTCTGTGGAGACGAGGCAGGCctcacatacacgctcacattTGCATCGTAATACATGAAATATACCAACATGCTGCACATCCTCGTTCACATTGATAACATCATCACGTATCACATCCATCCGACAGGATCGAGTACATCCATGCTCAAATGCAGGTACAATTCATGTACCAAAGGCATGCCGTGCAACACCGCTCACATCCatcaaatgctaaataaaatgcactaaGGTACAAGTCACATTCCCGCTCACATCTATCACATGATTAATTAAAAGTATCAGAACAGATTATAATTAATCAGTGTTTGGAAAATAGCACTCGGCATTGGTAGTAAGACTATAGGACGGTATTAAATTTAACCAGAGTGCTTTTTCCTTTAAGTTAAAGACAGAAATACAGTATGAAAGCAATACTTTTCTGCAATTGGTATTATTTCTTATAATTAGTCATTTAACCTTTACCATTTTACTGAATATGCCTACTGAGGTGATGACAATTAGTTTAATGAAAACTTTCATAGtccagggcaaaaaaaaaagatgctcaGCGAGAAACtctaaaagaaaatggaaaaaggaataCTTGTCTTATGATTTCACATAGGAATGTGTTGCTATAACAACCATAACCTGGATCTGTAGCAACAGCCTTGAGAGCCACAGCACCACTTATTTATTCTATTGCATCAAAATGTCAGCAGGTGTAAAGAATGTCTTTTCATAGCTGAGAGGCAGGCAGAGGAACTCACCGTAAATCACATCCTGTCTCTTGATGACCCGTTTATCGTGTTTCTTACAGAACTTGTGGTCCACGGCCAGACTCCAGGATTCTGCCTCGTAGTCCAGTAAATCGGCCCTGAGGTCACCTCGCAACGGGGCGTCCACAGCATCTGTGTGGGAACAGACATCTTTTACACTGCAATAGACAGGGCATATAAAAGGAGATGTGTCTGTCAATGGACCAGCCTTCTTTAAGACACAATCAGCCATAGCTGTTTTGTGGTAAAATACAGAATAGTCAGATAATTCAATtagcaaataaaatgtgtgtttcatttttttttttttggtgaactaAGGTAAAAAATGTCCCTTTGAGATTGTGTCACACCTTCACTGACAAAGGATGTGGTGGATGGTGGCTCCACTATCTGCAGTATCTCCTCAGACTGAGAGACGCTCCCCCAAACGCTGGTTTCTGTGTCAGCTTCCGCACTGTCACTCAGCGCCCTGTAAACAGAAGCACAATGACACTGGCTCCACCCCCGTTGTAGCACACTGACACTGGCTccgccccgtccccccccaTTCTCATTATATCCTCTAAGTGAGAGGAATGGtcatttcttaaaatgaaaaattatgatTGTGTTATAACACATTCTTCTAGTGGTAGGATGGGCTTGTAATTGTGATTCTAAATtgggtaataaaataaaagcagggaTATAAGGTTGTTAAACAAAAAAGGTGAGAGACGCaatgaaaatgtgcatgtgaCACATATGGGGGAGGCCTCCCTCACCGATCTGTGGTGGAGGACAGGCTCTTGGAGAGGGGGATGCTGGGTTCCTTCCTCTCTTTGGATGTGATGGctgggagggaggcagaggagtTGATGTGACATGCTGGACTGTCCCTCAGTGTTGAACCTGGGGTGACACACGGGTCAGTGGTATTAAGGGCCAGTGAGGGGGGGAAATGGCTGCTTCCTTCTCCCTGGAGGTGAGGGCCAGTGTAATACTGGATGATTCACTAACTGAAAAGATTAACATCGAAATCAGCCTAATATGGGCTTAAAATGCTTCATCGGCCAGtatgtttgattgacagccaaTATTTGAGACAATGCAATGACAACCTGAACAGGACAAAAATGtagtgaaataaaatttaaaaaaatatgcccACCACATTCAACCACTTGCAAATGACATGTATGGAGGAACACTAAAAGCTGCTTCCTTATCTACTGAATACAGTAAGAcgtttttaagcattttaaattaGCCTGGAGTTATTGATAGTGATTACATTATTTCATAAACATACAATTTCATGACTTAACTTCAGTTACCTTTCTCAGATTAACTCAATTTCACTACAGACTGCTTTCAGACAGTCTACCGATCAGTATTCAGGACATGAATTCAAAGTTTATGTTCTCTGCCAAAGTtctgattttgtattttctatGCTAAAATCCTGAGATATCGTATCTCAGATATCTCCCTTCGCCAAAAGACAACCGACAATATTTTCAGATAAATATTCCAGCCACAGGCTGTTGCTGTTAATAAACATTGCAACCGTTgctttgcatttatattgcataacTGTAGGAGGTGACATTTTATTGCAGATCTTGTCAGATTACGTATACAAAGCTATGGGCTCTGTAAATTGAATTTGCACAGCAGCCTACTGtaattttgaaaacaatttcTGAAGAATTGCGCTTCATCATCATTTTTCAGACCATGTCATTAGTTTGATTCGTTATTTTATGCCAGGGAGAATGCACTGACATCCAAATAACGTCGCATAATCTCACGTGTCAGATCTCCGCACTATTGCTGATCCATGTGAAAACTTAACATTTCACCGTTATGCTGTACAGAGCTCAAACAGTTCAAAACCTTCAGTTAGATCAGATAAGTAAATCTTCCCCATCCCTCAAGGCCATAGATGTGTGGCCAAGAGTGATTCTGCCATGAAGCCCCTGTGTGGTGTGACAATCATTAATGGACAGAGGGAATGGTTAACTCACTGTGTGGAAGAGATGCAGTCTTGTTTTTCGTCGTTACCGCATACTTGTCCTGAGGCTTCtgtgtacataaataaaagtcTAACTTTCTAAACGTTTGCTTTGCACAATATTTCAGCAATCATTCTTCATACTGtgatgacagagacagagacaaatatatgtataaagAGAGACCCATTCAGAATGATGTAAAACGCACTGCTCGTCTTGATTTAATCATTGACTGCTAAGTGTACACACTACTGCACTATTACTCCATTACTGCTACATTAGAGTATTGGAAAAAAGATTGTGTGAAAAGGATTTGCACCCACTCAGCAACAAGGAGGACTTTCGTGCTATGGTCTGAATATCATTCATAGCATTATTTCCAATTTTAGtcatgcagccattttgtccaTTCTCCGCTCAGTGACACGTTACCTTCATGCATGCTGTGGCGGAATCTCGACAGCCTTTATGGACGTTGATGGTGCAGTCTgaggaggaagtgacatcacccaGCATTACATCTCTGAGTCTGTAGAGCTCCACAGTATTTCACAGCCATCAAATGTAGCGGTAGACCATGAACAGGCAGTTTTCCTGTGACCACTGCATGCAATATAATTTAGAAGGGCTCATCCTCCATTTCTTCAGTGCAGCCATTGTGCATACTATGCATGGGACGGTCGCAGGAAAAGTGCAGGTGCCACGCAATCACAGGGGCTGCTCTTTGGTATGAGGCACACAGTACCCTGCGGGCCAAAACccttgcattctgggaaatggtgTCTCCACTGACATGGTCAGGACTAGCCAGAGCCTCCATTGACATATGCGTCCAGATTAGAAGGGACAAATCACTAAACTGAGATAGGAGTGCTTTAGCTGGACAGCCCACTTGACACCTCCCCATGTCAGCACTTTTGACCaagcaaatgcatatttttccttTATGTATTTCCTTTACCGATAAGAACAACATTTCCGAGACAAAAAATGGTCATTAAAAGAGGTTGAACAAGGCCGAAAAACATCCCAGCTATGAAAACTCTGGAATGCTAAAGGGGAGGCAATTAGCGTCCCGCAAAACAATGGGAGCGGCATTCCATTCCTCAGATAATGAGGCGACAAACCATTTCGCCCTGGACTGCTCAAAAACAAGGCGCCGgtggaaacacaaaaacaggaagcgGGGAGGACAATACTCACTGGAGCACTGGAGGAGGTCCTTCCCCGCAGCTGGCTTGTCGCAGACCAGGCACAGCGTCGGGCCCGAGCCGACGCCCGGCGCGAACTGGTGCCCGTTCATCGCCTTCTCCTTGCCCTCCTTCTCCTTGCCCTTAGCCTGGGAAATGCGAAACAGAGACGGGTAAATGCACCGCGATGCCCGTTCGGCAGCAATCCGCTGGAGCAAAAGGGCCCCCCCGACTGTTCATATTTGCTTTATTAAAGTCCACTCCAGACACAGCTGCTTCGGTCAGGGTGAGAAGGTGCTGATTTTGGTTGCTAAGCTCACAGTCAGAGGGCCACTGATTATATTAGAGAAGGTGTTTAGCCAACAGGCTGATCCAATTGGGGCTGAGAGGAAACTATAACAAGGCTCTGTTTTGAAAATTGTTAACACACAGAAGTTGTTTTGTTGGAAGTAAGATTTGTCCTCAGTACTAAATAGAG contains:
- the LOC135233364 gene encoding rho guanine nucleotide exchange factor 28-like isoform X3, whose translation is MDSDSDSPFNYSWPSFPKMRIHRRTSRQGKDQSPSLSTPPAQSTFSAAARLSAMLNGRERVCASAPLVDQVDELDVKYSIASVTAGRGLDITRGSPHDEPAHFLEAGPSGSCVVHGDGRGGRRTIPHREQSPPAPSFPPPSPPNLALGLNHPSLTDLLRQGGSPPLEPCALSPGLVALEVDSEEDDLLASTPPSHAPTPPQSSSVLQASSGDEQDSFDASPDLSCSRNHSSTSCNQPSTKDFGDPGIRLRSYSYSTPKISLVRSRFTPDTGISNLSEEQRTISLSEQPKEKREIRFRKRAQSAEEEGSTALANSLQHLTLSEFLKEIEDEEWDKYIIPSKAESEKYKVSRTFSFLKSRMSSTRNKNKAKGKEKEGKEKAMNGHQFAPGVGSGPTLCLVCDKPAAGKDLLQCSNCTINVHKGCRDSATACMKKPQDKYAVTTKNKTASLPHSSTLRDSPACHINSSASLPAITSKERKEPSIPLSKSLSSTTDRALSDSAEADTETSVWGSVSQSEEILQIVEPPSTTSFVSEDAVDAPLRGDLRADLLDYEAESWSLAVDHKFCKKHDKRVIKRQDVIYELMQTEMHHIQTLTIMAEIFRKGMKEELQLDHYTVDKIFPCLDELFDFHKSFFCAMKERRQSSSQGDNSRNFCIERIGDILLQQFSDDNAAKMKQVYGEFCSHHTEAVNFFKELQQQNKKFQAFIKQQSNNSLVRRKEIPECILLVTQRITKYPVLLERILQHSQEGTEEHADLSRALVLIRDVIAAVDLKVNEYEKEQKLLEILNRMENKSFAKLKNGHTFRKQDLLSQARTLKHEGLVYWKTATGRLKDILALLLTDALIFLQEKDQKYVFAAVDQKPPVISLQKLIVREVANEERGMFLISASAAGPEMYEVHMASKEDRNNWMRLIREAVESCPEEEEERISESEEDRRAAEARAHKIQRLQETLNSQDQQICAGLEEKLKIYAELAGLSASEELLCETQLLIRPDSDEVPQATALLTAALREAEKLTATLTSQSGSSPNVSQESLAEPTSPMKLSNHSSFSSVQESPTESDYLNTQSSSSLSMMSDCETRDVEWADAVILQSLTELKRGDITGINLKVAHSVQSLTQLLYSLQAAVTIQDSCYQVQKLLLQETDRAAAPPAGRGRALQEQEKQRSLEKRREELAALQRLQGRLRQEQQLWERECDQRRRQQGEQESRLELRERDCLLQAERLRRERRELEAQLREYQQGLERLRQGERLVERERRQLEAQQGALLRGCWRQGGRPLAGTTTPGDHQGSSHGRSDSFDAESSAFLNEVNYPNLQISLNNHCIPSGHGFTLPGNRNLASAHNNLNALIARTSEKQAGQRADSSQHHHNNHRTGPIVLPCSEFISETAKAHGKDQANNDLNTRSCSSEEASVQEAMGVSGGYRWVMLPSTNYPLLSPQSYISLETENGEDRSEENIVYL
- the LOC135233364 gene encoding rho guanine nucleotide exchange factor 28-like isoform X4; the protein is MDEKKLKLNCKEQRFGHRKDQSPSLSTPPAQSTFSAAARLSAMLNGRERVCASAPLVDQVDELDVKYSIASVTAGRGLDITRGSPHDEPAHFLEAGPSGSCVVHGDGRGGRRTIPHREQSPPAPSFPPPSPPNLALGLNHPSLTDLLRQGGSPPLEPCALSPGLVALEVDSEEDDLLASTPPSHAPTPPQSSSVLQASSGDEQDSFDASPDLSCSRNHSSTSCNQPSTKDFGDPGIRLRSYSYSTPKISLVRSRFTPDTGISNLSEEQRTISLSEQPKEKREIRFRKRAQSAEEEGSTALANSLQHLTLSEFLKEIEDEEWDKYIIPSKAESEKYKVSRTFSFLKSRMSSTRNKNKAKGKEKEGKEKAMNGHQFAPGVGSGPTLCLVCDKPAAGKDLLQCSNCTINVHKGCRDSATACMKKPQDKYAVTTKNKTASLPHSSTLRDSPACHINSSASLPAITSKERKEPSIPLSKSLSSTTDRALSDSAEADTETSVWGSVSQSEEILQIVEPPSTTSFVSEDAVDAPLRGDLRADLLDYEAESWSLAVDHKFCKKHDKRVIKRQDVIYELMQTEMHHIQTLTIMAEIFRKGMKEELQLDHYTVDKIFPCLDELFDFHKSFFCAMKERRQSSSQGDNSRNFCIERIGDILLQQFSDDNAAKMKQVYGEFCSHHTEAVNFFKELQQQNKKFQAFIKQQSNNSLVRRKEIPECILLVTQRITKYPVLLERILQHSQEGTEEHADLSRALVLIRDVIAAVDLKVNEYEKEQKLLEILNRMENKSFAKLKNGHTFRKQDLLSQARTLKHEGLVYWKTATGRLKDILALLLTDALIFLQEKDQKYVFAAVDQKPPVISLQKLIVREVANEERGMFLISASAAGPEMYEVHMASKEDRNNWMRLIREAVESCPEEEEERISESEEDRRAAEARAHKIQRLQETLNSQDQQICAGLEEKLKIYAELAGLSASEELLCETQLLIRPDSDEVPQATALLTAALREAEKLTATLTSQSGSSPNVSQESLAEPTSPMKLSNHSSFSSVQESPTESDYLNTQSSSSLSMMSDCETRDVEWADAVILQSLTELKRGDITGINLKVAHSVQSLTQLLYSLQAAVTIQDSCYQVQKLLLQETDRAAAPPAGRGRALQEQEKQRSLEKRREELAALQRLQGRLRQEQQLWERECDQRRRQQGEQESRLELRERDCLLQAERLRRERRELEAQLREYQQGLERLRQGERLVERERRQLEAQQGALLRGCWRQGGRPLAGTTTPGDHQGSSHGRSDSFDAESSAFLNEVNYPNLQISLNNHCIPSGHGFTLPGNRNLASAHNNLNALIARTSEKQAGQRADSSQHHHNNHRTGPIVLPCSEFISETAKAHGKDQANNDLNTRSCSSEEASVQEAMGVSGGYRWVMLPSTNYPLLSPQSYISLETENGEDRSEENIVYL